In Chthoniobacterales bacterium, the genomic stretch ATGCGATCAGGATGCCGGAAATCACTAACACAAGGAGGCCAACCCGTTTTTGCCCGGCGGGTGCATTGTTCCTCGCTCTTTGCTGATCTGAACCGAAACCTTGCGTTTTCATGTGATAATTCTCGGTCGCTGCCCCGGCGACGGCTCGGCATCAATTGGGAAACGGTGTGCGTTCCTTGCGCATCAGGGCGGCGATTTGCTGGCTACCGGGGCGCTTCTTTGGATCGGCAAAGTGAATCCGAAAATCCGGATCGTCGAACCGGACAAATTCGAAGGGCGTAATGCCGGATCGGTGATTTTGGTCGGTTTGTTGCGCCAACGGCGCTGAACAATTCAAGCCTGGGGCAACGCCCCATGACACCTCGTCCGCGTGAAACCCAAAGCGCTGAAGGCGCGGTTCATAGATCGGAGGGAGCGGATCGGAATCGCGCCTTCAGCGCTCGCGTGGGTGGAATTGCCCTGGTCCCTGGGGCGTTGCCCCAGGCTAGGAGTGATCGTCGCGCCTTTGGTGCTCTGGGGATCGCCGGTCCCGGCTACAGCTCACCGAGATGGCATTGCAGGAGTTTCTGCAACTCGATTGGCTGCGTCACCGTGAAGGTCCGCGAATCATTTGATCGGCGGACCGTCCCAATCAATGCTGTCCGATGAAGACGCCCTGCAGCGATTACGTAGCGACCGGAGGCATATTTTTCTTTGCTCGAATGCTGGATAAGCTCCGCCTGAAGGAGCAGGGCCTCCTTCCTGCCGACTACAACTATCCTGGTTGTCCCGTGCACGACTGCTTCGATGGCTACTTCTGCCGTTTCTTCGGCATCGATGTTCCGCAATTAGTCGAGTGTGTGCGCGGGGGCGGGACGAATGACGAAATCCTCGCCTGGTGCTTCGAAAACTTTGGCCGGCCCGACGAAGACAAGATCAAGTTCTGGAATAACTTTGTCGTGAAACGCGGTTGGCGCGACGACAGCACCGGCGAGCTGCAAGAGGTAAAGAGAGCGAGCGGCTTCGGGGATCGGGCTGATATCCAAACGTGGGTCGATTACCACGACGCCGATGAAGGCCGGGTGCCGCGAACGAACGAGAGCTTTGTCTGACCAGCGCGCTCCTGGTCCGCTGCGCCGGCGGAATCCTGGATAGCCCTAAGGTCCAATAGCGGGACGCCCCCGTTTTTCAGATTCTGGGCCGGTTCCAACCTGAAGACATTTCGCCGATGACAAACCTCAAGCTCCCGGTCCGCGATCTTCCAAACGGCGCCGGCAAGATAGAGCCAGCCTTTGCCAAGGAACGACGAGCCTCAATTTCCCTCCTGGAGTCTCTTACTCCAGGAGAGAAAATGAAAAACGGAAATCACCATTCCAATGGCGTCGAACCAGTCAGGATCTGGAAGGCGCGCAATTTTATTCGCGACCATTGCGGCGAAGAGTTGTCGTTAGGCGCGGTGGCCCGGGCGGCGAACACCAGCCCAAATTATTTCAGCGAAAAATTCAAGGAAGCGACTGGAATGAATTTTGTGCACTACGTGGCGCGGACCCGTTTCGAGAAAGCGGCGGCGCTCTTGCGCGAACGCAATCTCCGGGTGAGCGAAATCGCTTTCGCGACCGGCTTCCAATCCCTTTCGCAATTCAACCGGGTCTTCCGGAAGTTCGCGGGCAAATCGCCCACGGAATATCGTGCCAAGCTCCGGAATGGAGCGAAGCGGAGTTGATGCTGACCGGATAAATTTTGCCGGTAAAAATGCGTAGCCACTCGCCCGTGGTTTCTGTAAAAATTTGGGCCGTGCGACTCGCGAGGCTCACTCGTTGGTTCATCGGTAAGCGCGAAAAGCTCTGGTGGGTGGTCGGCGGCAGCGCGGCGCTCACTCTCATTCTTCTTTCCTGCAGCAGCATGGAGTCGGGCCACGCGATTGTGGCGCCGCCGAGTATTCCGGGCGCGGAATTCGTCGGGTCGGACGAGTGCGCCACCTGTCACGACACGATCGTGCGGGATTTCCGGACCGCGAGCCATGCGCGCCTGAAAGCGCAGGGCGACAACGCCAAGAGCATGGGGTGCGAATCGTGCCACGGCCCCGGAAGTCTCCACGTCAAGGGTGGGGGAGACCGGAGCAAGATTGTGAATCCGCGGAAATCGCCGACGACCTGTTTCCAGTGCCACACCGATGTCCGTTCCTCATTTGATTTGCCGCATCATCACCCTGTCCTCGAAGGCAAGGTGAGCTGCACGGATTGCCATAACCCGCACAAGGGCGACGCCATCAAAGGCGGCGGAACCAACATGCCGCAAAGCGTGAAGGGCGGAAGCATCGCGATGCTGGGCCCGAACGGAGCCTGCCTGCAATGTCATACCTCCCAGCGGGGGCCCTATGTCTTCGAACACGAAGCGATCCGGGAGGGATGCATTACCTGCCATTCGCCGCACGGCTCGGTGAACCAGAAACTGCTCACCCAGCGGAGCGCGAATCTCTGCCTCAAGTGCCACTTCCAGCAGCAGACCAGCGACGGCAAGATTCTCATCGCCGACAACGATCATACGAGCAGGATCCAACAAGGCACCTGCTGGTCGGCTGGTTGCCACGAAGCGGTCCACGGTTCGCAGGTGAACCAGCATTTCCGCTACTAAAATGAAACGCTCACTCCTCATCGCCGGCGTTTGGGCGCTGAGCGCATTCGTTTCTGCGCTGCCGGTGTCGGCCGGCGAAACCAAGGTGGATGAGAACGGCACCACCACGGCGGAGGAAGAAAGCTCCGCCACCAACTGGGTCGAGCTGACCATTGGCGGGCTCAGTATCAAAGGCGATGACGCGCAGTTTAAACAGCAGCAACGTCTTTCGGGCGATGTCTTCGGCGGAATCTCGGACCTGCATTACGAGACCACGATGGACAAAGGCACGCTGACCGTTGACGGGCACGCGTTCTTTGGACTTCACGACTACGATGTGACGGTGGGCTTCACCCAGACCGACGTCGGCTATGTCCGCGCCGGTTACACCGAGTTTCGGACCTGGTATGACGGCAATGGCGGTTTCTTCCCGGGCAACGGTTTGTGGTTCCCGCCGACGAGCCCCGAGGATCGCCTCGATCGCGGCGAGGCCTGGATTGAGCTCGGGTTGCGGATCCCGAAATGGCCGGAGATCACCTTCCATTACTCGCATATCTTTCGCGACGGCCGGAAGGATTCGACGATCTGGGGTGATTCCAACCTGACCGGTCTAACGAGTAATTCCGGCCGCAAGATCGCTCCCGCCTTTCGCGACATTGACGAGAGCCGCCACGTCTTCTCGCTCGATATCAACCACACGATCGGCAACACGGACCTCGGAGCCGGCATGCGTTACGAGCACAGCGAGCAGAACGACCGTCTGCAATTGTGGCGGGGCGCGGGCCAGCTGCCGCCGGTCGTCGCGCCGCCCGGCGCCCAGCGCTTCATTACGCAGCGCGACCAGAACGACGCGGATTCCTTCAACGGCCATTTCACCGTGGAGACCCGGCTGAGCGATACGCTCCTGGCCACCGCCGCCTATTCCTACACGTCCCTTGACGCGGACATTTCCGGGACGCGCATCATCGGCAGCGACTACGACTCGATGTACGGGGATCCAATCCTGACCCTGCAATCAAACGATCACGGCACGTTGAACCTGGCCGGCATGTCCGAGAGTCGTGAGCACATCGGCAATTTCAATCTGATGTGGATCCCGATTAAGAATCTCAGCCTCCTGGCCGGATTCCGTTACACGCACCAGGACAAGGACATGTTCGCGACTTTCCTCGACACCAACACCACGGCAAACGTCGCGCCATTTTCCCCGACAAATCCCATGGGCGGTTTCCACAACATCCCGAACCCGACTCCACGGGAGAGCGACAGCACGAACGAATTCGATAATCTCGGGGAAACGTTCGAGATGCGCTACACCGGCCTCGACAATTGGGCCTTCTACCTCCGCGGCGACTGGAACGAAGAATGGGGCAACATCCATGAGCATGAAGCTTCCAACGGCGTGGACGGGGGAATCGAAAACAAGGACACCGAGTTGTTCTACCAGAAATACATCATCGGCCTTAACTGGTATCCCCTGGCGGAGCTGAATTTCGCCGCCCAGTATTATCATAAGAATACCGACTACGAGAACACCTTCCTCTCGGAAGGAGGGCTGCCCCCGATCGAGACCTCGGAGAAAAACCAGCGGCTCCGCCACCAGGAATGGGACACGGATGATTTCAATATCCGCCTGACCTGGCGACCAAAGGTTCCGCAGGCGGCCGGCACCGTCTCGCTCGTGACGCGCTACGATTACGTCAAAACGAACCTCGATAGCCAGTGGGCCGTCTCGACGACGGGCGCCGGCCCGGTGTTTGATGAGCTGCGGACCGGCATCATCACCCAGCACATCGTGAGTGAAAGCATAACCTGGAACCCGACGGCCCGGCTCTATTTCCAGGGCAGTTTCTCCTACGTGAAGGACGAGACCGACACGCCGGCCGACATCATTCTCACCGGCAACACGCTGCCGAGCATTGTCGACTCACAGAACGATTATTGGACTGCCAATGCCGCGATGGGGTTTGCCCTGGATGGGAAGACCGATTTCCACGCCGAGTATTCTTATTATCGCGCCGACAATTACGAAGGGACTTCGATCGTCGGGATGCCCTACGGGGCAGGGGCGACCCAGCACACAGTTGGGGCGAGCATTAGCCGGGAAATTATGCGAAACGTCCGGGTGAAATTGCAGTATGGTTATTACCATTACCGTGACGAAACATCCGGCGGGCATAACGACTACGAAGCGCACACCATCTTCTCGAGTTTGCTCTTCCGCTTCTAGGCGTCGGCCAAATCCGGTGCGAGCGGTGGCAATCCGAGGAACAATTCTGTTCGTGGCGCTAGCGGCCGCGCTCTTTTCGGCCTGCGACCGGGACGATCAACAGATAAAAGTCTATCGCGTTTCCAAGGCGCCCCTGGAATCAACTCCCCCTCCGCTCGACGCGACCATGCCGACAAATGCTTCCTCGCCCGCCGCCGATGCCATGGCGCCGCCGCCGAGTTCCGACAAGCCGCAGATCCAATGGGACGTTCCCGCGGAGTGGTCTTCCGCGCCGGCGTCCGCGATGCGTTACGCCAGTTTCGCCGCGGAGAAGAATGGCGAGAAGGTGGATATTTCTGTCGTCACCTTTCCCGGCGACGGCGGGAGCGACGCGGATAACGTCAACCGCTGGCGGCAACAGATCGGCCTGGGCCCGCTGGCTTCCGTCGATCCGATTATCGTTCCGGTTCACGCCGGAGATCTCCATATTTCCACGGTCGATATGGCCGGCGCGTCCGCCCGGGTCCTGGCGGCGTGGACCCGGCACGATGGCCGGAGCTGGTTTTTCAAGTTGACCGGGCCGTCCGCCCTGGTCGAAGAGCAGAAGCCTAAGTTCGCGGCGTTCCTCCAATCGATTCGCTTCTGACCATGCTGCGCAAGTTCGTTGCCCTCATCCCTTCCCTGAAGCTGACCATTGCCTGCCTGGCCGCGGCCATGGCCCTCATCTTCGCCGGCACGATCGCGCAGGTGCACCTCGGTATTTGGGAAGCGCAGCAGCGTTACTTCCAAAGCCTCTTCGTCTGGTGGCCGGCGGAAGGCCGCGGTTTTCGCATTCCGATTTTTCCCGGCGGCCATTTAATTGGCGGGGTGCTGCTGGTCAACCTGATCGCGGCGCACGCCAAGCGTTTTCAATGGAACTGGCGCAAGCTCGGCATTCATCTCACCCACGCCGGGCTCATCATCATGCTCGCGGGAGGCTTGTTCACGGACCTGTTCGCGGTCGAGAGCCATATGCGGCTGAACTGGGGGGACACCAAAAATTACTCGGAAGATTCTCGCCGAATGGAGCTGGCCGTCATCGACACCAGCGACGCCGAGCTCGACCAGGTGACTGCGATTCCCGAAGCGTTGCTGCGTCGGGGCGGAACCATCGAACACAAGAGCCTGCCCTTCCGGATCGCGGTCCGGAATTTCTTTCAAAACTCGCGTTTAAAGATGGCGAGTGAAGCAGGGGAAGGCCGGAAGCCGATCGCGAATCGAGGGCCGGGCGCGCAGGTCGTGGTCGAGCCGGCTCCGCGCGCGACCGGCGTAAACGACCGCGATCTCGTCACCGCGGTGATTGAAATTCTCGGGCCGGAGGGTTCGCTGGGAACGTGGCTGGTCTCCGATGCTCTCGGCGCGCCGCAAACATTTACGGCTGGCGGAAAGACCTGGCAGATCGCGATGCGGCCGGCGCGTTATTACAAACCATATAGCGTGACACTCCAGAAATTTACCCACGAGCGTTATGTCGGAACCGAAATTCCAAAAAACTTCGCGAGCACGGTGACGTTGATCGATCCGGAGCGGGATGTGAATCGAAACGTCCTGATTTATATGAATCACCCGCTCCGCTATCGCGGTGAGACCTACTACCAGGCTGGATTCGAGCGGGACGATCGCACTACGATTCTGCAGGTTGTGCGTAATCCCAGCTTTCTCGCGCCTTATCTCGCCTGCATCATCGTGGGGATCGGTCTGCTCGTGCAATTCGGATCGCACCTGATCGGCTTCTCGCGACGCCGCCGCGCCCTTGCCACATGAAACGACATTTTCCATGGCTCGTTTTGGCTTTCGCGGCCCTCTGGGTCGTGACGAGCTGGTGGCCGACGAAAACAACCGGCAATCAGCCGGACCTCGTGGCCTTTGGGAAAATTCCGGTGCTCGTGGGCGGCCGCGTTAAGCCGATCGACACCGTGGCGCGCAATTCGTTGCTCATCATTCACGGGAAACAGACACTCCAGCTAACGAACGGCCAAACGATCACGGCGATGGAATGGCTCGCCGACCTTCTTTTCAAGCCGGCGGTAGCGGATGAGTATCCGCTTTTTGTTATCCAGAACGCCGAGGTCCTCGGCCTGTTCGGCTGGGAACAAAGCGACCGGAAATATTTCAGCTTCGTGGAGCTCTCGCCATTTTTCCGCCAGATCGACGAACAGGGCCAGCAATCCGAGAAGCTCGAGTCGGTCCAGCGCTCAGCCTATCAAAGCGCCGTCATGAATCTGCGGAACGCGCTCATCCTTTTCCAGAAGTTAAAGAACAGTCTGCGCCCGGAAGACGCGCATGATTTTTCCAAGGAGCTCGCCGCTTACACCGCCGCCATTTCTCCCGCGGCGGAGGCCGCGCGGCAGCGGGAGATGGGAGAAAATTTCGACAAGTCGAAGCTCGAAGCGGTGGCGGCATTCATGGAGCGCTACGAAACCCTTTCGAACATGGCCTATATCCTCACCGTTCCCTCCCCGGAGGGCCCGCAGTGGCAATCCGTCGGTGCCGTTCTCTCCCTGGCCCCGGCGACTGGTGAAATCCATCCAGTCGTGCAGACGTATGCCCAGATCGGCGACGCCTATCACGCCGGCGATCAAGCCGCGTTCAATCAGCGTGTCGCCGCGCTTCGGGACTGGTTTGCGAAAGATCAGGCCACGGCAACCAAGCGGTCCTCTTTCGAGTTTCTCTTCAACCACGTCGATCCGTTCACCCACAGCATGTATCTCTACGTGCTCGCGTTTCTCCTGGCCTGCGGGTCGTGGCTCGGTTGGAACCGCCCGCTGAATCGCGCCGCGTTTTATCTCCTCCTTCTCTCGCTCGCGGTCCACACCTTCGGGCTGATTTCGCGGATGTATCTCCAGGAACGCCCACCCGTCACGAACCTCTATTCGTCCGCCATTTTCATCGGTTGGGGCGCGGTCATCGTCTCGCTGATTCTCGAACGCATTTTCCGTGACGGAATCGGCGCGGCCTGCGCGGGGGCGATCGGATTCATCACTCTTATCATTGCGCATCACCTGGCGGGTAGCGGCGACACCCTCGAAATGTTGCAGGCCGTCCTCGACACCAACATCTGGCTCGCCACCCACGTGGTCGCGATCACCACCGGTTATTCCGCCATGTTCCTCGCCGGCATGCTGGCCATGATTTACATCGTCCGGGGTGTGTTCACTTCTTCTCTCAAAAAGCAGACCGCCGATTCCCTCGCTCGAATGACCTACGGCGTCGTTTGTTTCGCCACTCTCTTCAGCTTCGTCGGCACCGTCCTCGGCGGGATCTGGGCCGACCAATCCTGGGGCCGCTTCTGGGGCTGGGACCCAAAGGAGAACGGCGCGGTCCTGATCGTTCTCTGGTGCGCGATCATTTTGCACGCCCGCTGGGGTGGATTCGTCCGCGCGCGCGGGCTGATGATCATGGCCATCTTCGGCAATATAGTGACCAGTTTCTCCTGGTTCGGCGTCAACATGCTCGGCGTCGGCCTGCATTCCTACGGATTCATGGAAAAGGCGTTCCCGTGGCTCTGTGGCTTTATCGCCAGCCAGCTCGCGCTGATGGTTGCCGCCGCGATGCCCCTCGAGCGCTGGCGCAGTTTTCGCGTTGTTCCGGATGGGCCGCGCCGGAAACGCGCTCGAGACCAATTCGTGTCTCCGGAGCTGGCCATCGAAACAACGAACGACTAATTCCGAGCGGCGGTCTCTG encodes the following:
- a CDS encoding AraC family transcriptional regulator encodes the protein MTNLKLPVRDLPNGAGKIEPAFAKERRASISLLESLTPGEKMKNGNHHSNGVEPVRIWKARNFIRDHCGEELSLGAVARAANTSPNYFSEKFKEATGMNFVHYVARTRFEKAAALLRERNLRVSEIAFATGFQSLSQFNRVFRKFAGKSPTEYRAKLRNGAKRS
- a CDS encoding cytochrome c biogenesis protein ResB — its product is MLRKFVALIPSLKLTIACLAAAMALIFAGTIAQVHLGIWEAQQRYFQSLFVWWPAEGRGFRIPIFPGGHLIGGVLLVNLIAAHAKRFQWNWRKLGIHLTHAGLIIMLAGGLFTDLFAVESHMRLNWGDTKNYSEDSRRMELAVIDTSDAELDQVTAIPEALLRRGGTIEHKSLPFRIAVRNFFQNSRLKMASEAGEGRKPIANRGPGAQVVVEPAPRATGVNDRDLVTAVIEILGPEGSLGTWLVSDALGAPQTFTAGGKTWQIAMRPARYYKPYSVTLQKFTHERYVGTEIPKNFASTVTLIDPERDVNRNVLIYMNHPLRYRGETYYQAGFERDDRTTILQVVRNPSFLAPYLACIIVGIGLLVQFGSHLIGFSRRRRALAT
- the ccsA gene encoding cytochrome c biogenesis protein CcsA produces the protein MKRHFPWLVLAFAALWVVTSWWPTKTTGNQPDLVAFGKIPVLVGGRVKPIDTVARNSLLIIHGKQTLQLTNGQTITAMEWLADLLFKPAVADEYPLFVIQNAEVLGLFGWEQSDRKYFSFVELSPFFRQIDEQGQQSEKLESVQRSAYQSAVMNLRNALILFQKLKNSLRPEDAHDFSKELAAYTAAISPAAEAARQREMGENFDKSKLEAVAAFMERYETLSNMAYILTVPSPEGPQWQSVGAVLSLAPATGEIHPVVQTYAQIGDAYHAGDQAAFNQRVAALRDWFAKDQATATKRSSFEFLFNHVDPFTHSMYLYVLAFLLACGSWLGWNRPLNRAAFYLLLLSLAVHTFGLISRMYLQERPPVTNLYSSAIFIGWGAVIVSLILERIFRDGIGAACAGAIGFITLIIAHHLAGSGDTLEMLQAVLDTNIWLATHVVAITTGYSAMFLAGMLAMIYIVRGVFTSSLKKQTADSLARMTYGVVCFATLFSFVGTVLGGIWADQSWGRFWGWDPKENGAVLIVLWCAIILHARWGGFVRARGLMIMAIFGNIVTSFSWFGVNMLGVGLHSYGFMEKAFPWLCGFIASQLALMVAAAMPLERWRSFRVVPDGPRRKRARDQFVSPELAIETTND
- a CDS encoding cytochrome c3 family protein, whose amino-acid sequence is MRLARLTRWFIGKREKLWWVVGGSAALTLILLSCSSMESGHAIVAPPSIPGAEFVGSDECATCHDTIVRDFRTASHARLKAQGDNAKSMGCESCHGPGSLHVKGGGDRSKIVNPRKSPTTCFQCHTDVRSSFDLPHHHPVLEGKVSCTDCHNPHKGDAIKGGGTNMPQSVKGGSIAMLGPNGACLQCHTSQRGPYVFEHEAIREGCITCHSPHGSVNQKLLTQRSANLCLKCHFQQQTSDGKILIADNDHTSRIQQGTCWSAGCHEAVHGSQVNQHFRY
- a CDS encoding DUF5069 domain-containing protein, translating into MKTPCSDYVATGGIFFFARMLDKLRLKEQGLLPADYNYPGCPVHDCFDGYFCRFFGIDVPQLVECVRGGGTNDEILAWCFENFGRPDEDKIKFWNNFVVKRGWRDDSTGELQEVKRASGFGDRADIQTWVDYHDADEGRVPRTNESFV